The following proteins are encoded in a genomic region of Marinitoga hydrogenitolerans DSM 16785:
- a CDS encoding metallophosphoesterase family protein: MIWVISDIHGMYEKLLKLINKIPENDKIIFLGDYIDRGPDSKLVLDLLFKIKKRAIFLKGNHEDMMIDYIEQRGKYAEGVWFRNGASTTLKSFNNNIGEKYIKFIKSLKLYHIEQVNEQKYLFVHGGIRYGINLTNQNEKDLLWIRDEFYMKKKRYENYIIIHGHTPTFYITGEYEIYFHKNENNEIISIDIDTGCVYGGKLSALGIDKNNNYKIISV; the protein is encoded by the coding sequence ATGATTTGGGTAATATCGGATATTCACGGAATGTATGAAAAATTATTAAAATTAATAAATAAAATACCAGAAAATGATAAAATCATTTTCTTAGGAGATTATATTGATCGAGGACCAGATTCAAAATTGGTCCTCGATTTACTATTTAAAATTAAAAAAAGAGCTATATTTTTAAAAGGAAATCATGAGGATATGATGATTGATTATATAGAACAAAGAGGAAAATATGCAGAAGGAGTATGGTTTAGAAATGGTGCATCAACAACTTTAAAAAGCTTTAATAATAATATAGGAGAAAAATATATTAAATTTATAAAATCTTTAAAATTATATCATATAGAACAAGTAAATGAGCAAAAATATTTATTTGTTCATGGAGGAATTAGATATGGAATAAATTTAACAAATCAGAATGAAAAAGATTTACTCTGGATAAGAGATGAATTTTATATGAAAAAGAAAAGATATGAAAATTATATTATAATTCATGGACATACACCAACATTTTATATAACAGGAGAATATGAAATATATTTTCATAAAAATGAAAACAATGAAATTATCAGTATAGATATAGATACAGGATGTGTTTATGGTGGAAAATTATCAGCATTAGGGATTGATAAAAACAATAATTATAAAATAATCTCAGTGTAA